From a region of the Candidatus Paracaedimonas acanthamoebae genome:
- a CDS encoding DegT/DnrJ/EryC1/StrS family aminotransferase, whose translation MSNNTLGSKIEVPSSQIHFIDLEAQQAKIRSQVDRAIKQVLDHGIYIMGPEVAEFEKNLGTFCGVKHNLSCSNGTDALAFGLMAFGIEPGDAVFVPSFTFAATAEVVTWFGATPIFIDVLEDTYNMDPRSLEKGIALAKKLSLTPKGIIPVDLFGLPADYDAIESIAKSHSLWIMADAAQSFGASYKGRQVGTLGEITTTSFFPAKPLGCYGDGGAVFTNNDEYAAVMRSIRVHGQGSDKYDNVRVGMNGRLDTLQAAILLQKLAIFPEEIKARNLVAQRYQKGLHDVVKTPSVPEGLTSVWAQYTVQLPENIDRKQFMSKLQEAKIPSVVYYVKPLHLQTAYKHYPSVDGNLPISEKLAECVLSLPMHPYLPERTQDYIIEGFRDLISKA comes from the coding sequence ATGAGTAATAATACTCTTGGATCAAAAATAGAAGTTCCTAGTTCTCAAATTCACTTTATTGATCTCGAAGCCCAACAAGCAAAAATTAGGTCGCAAGTGGATCGGGCGATTAAACAGGTTCTTGATCATGGAATTTATATCATGGGACCTGAAGTGGCTGAGTTTGAAAAAAATTTGGGTACTTTCTGTGGGGTAAAACATAATCTCTCATGTTCAAATGGAACAGATGCTCTAGCATTTGGTTTAATGGCCTTTGGGATAGAGCCAGGCGACGCTGTTTTTGTTCCTTCTTTTACCTTTGCGGCGACAGCAGAAGTTGTGACTTGGTTTGGAGCAACTCCTATCTTTATCGATGTTTTAGAGGATACATACAATATGGATCCGCGTAGTCTCGAAAAGGGGATTGCTCTTGCAAAGAAACTTTCTTTAACACCTAAAGGTATTATACCGGTTGATCTTTTCGGACTTCCTGCAGATTATGATGCTATTGAATCCATTGCAAAATCTCACTCTTTGTGGATTATGGCCGATGCGGCTCAAAGTTTTGGAGCCTCTTATAAAGGGCGTCAAGTTGGGACTTTGGGTGAAATTACGACAACAAGCTTTTTTCCTGCAAAGCCCTTAGGATGCTATGGTGATGGTGGCGCAGTTTTTACGAATAATGATGAATATGCTGCCGTCATGCGTTCAATTCGTGTTCACGGACAAGGAAGCGATAAGTATGACAATGTAAGAGTTGGTATGAATGGTCGCTTAGATACATTACAAGCAGCAATTCTTTTGCAAAAACTTGCTATTTTCCCTGAAGAAATTAAAGCTCGCAATTTAGTGGCGCAACGTTATCAAAAGGGACTACATGATGTGGTAAAAACACCTTCTGTTCCTGAAGGATTAACTTCAGTTTGGGCGCAGTATACAGTGCAATTACCTGAAAATATTGATCGCAAGCAATTTATGTCAAAACTTCAAGAGGCAAAAATTCCTTCGGTTGTTTATTATGTAAAACCACTCCATTTGCAAACAGCCTATAAGCATTATCCTAGTGTTGATGGGAATTTGCCAATTTCTGAAAAATTGGCAGAGTGTGTTTTAAGTCTCCCAATGCATCCTTACTTACCGGAGAGGACTCAAGACTACATAATCGAAGGTTTTCGCGACTTAATATCCAAGGCTTAA
- a CDS encoding glycosyltransferase — MMLKVRHASQSQISYLCLEPVREGHASYTHVIEIVEGLKKLGWNIKLFSPYYDNKDLPPLPKRILKMLIAQWQLISSGYSPRLIYIRCHPFSFMTAVWAKIKGIKVIQEVNGPYEDLYIAWPWTSYFRPFFRMLYRKQFEWAEHVIVVTQGLKSFVEGEANHKRVSVIGNGVNLSLFNPQAKTEYKLPPQFVIFFGTFSPWHGISLLLRAVEDPEWPKDIKLVFAGDGTERLLIEEKSKTNPRIVYLGRIPYKEVGGIVAQSIASLVPIQNIENRASKGLSPLKLSETIACGIPVIVSDQPEQSDFVYKNKVGWIVKEQTPDAWAKAVKIAVSQERTKFTKSLIKSISWDEKVKILERLLLKL, encoded by the coding sequence ATGATGCTGAAAGTACGTCATGCAAGTCAAAGTCAGATTTCTTACTTATGTTTAGAGCCTGTACGTGAGGGACATGCTTCTTATACCCATGTTATTGAAATAGTTGAAGGTTTAAAAAAATTAGGATGGAACATTAAATTATTTTCTCCTTATTATGATAATAAAGATCTGCCCCCACTTCCTAAACGAATTCTTAAAATGCTCATAGCACAATGGCAATTAATAAGTTCGGGATATTCTCCTAGGTTAATTTATATTCGTTGTCATCCCTTCAGTTTTATGACGGCAGTATGGGCTAAAATAAAAGGGATTAAAGTTATTCAAGAGGTAAATGGTCCTTATGAAGATCTTTATATTGCTTGGCCTTGGACGAGTTATTTCCGCCCTTTTTTTCGAATGTTGTATCGTAAACAATTTGAATGGGCGGAGCATGTTATTGTTGTAACACAAGGTTTAAAAAGTTTTGTTGAAGGCGAAGCCAACCATAAACGGGTGAGTGTTATTGGTAATGGAGTTAATCTCTCTCTTTTTAATCCTCAAGCAAAAACCGAGTACAAATTGCCCCCACAATTTGTAATTTTTTTTGGCACATTTTCTCCCTGGCATGGCATTTCTTTACTATTGCGAGCAGTGGAAGATCCTGAATGGCCCAAAGATATAAAATTAGTGTTTGCGGGGGATGGTACAGAGAGACTTCTTATTGAAGAGAAGTCGAAAACAAACCCCAGAATTGTATATTTAGGGCGCATTCCTTATAAGGAAGTTGGAGGGATTGTTGCTCAGTCAATCGCTAGCCTTGTTCCAATCCAAAATATTGAAAATCGAGCTTCTAAAGGTCTTTCTCCTCTTAAATTAAGTGAAACAATTGCTTGTGGTATTCCTGTAATTGTAAGTGACCAACCTGAGCAGTCAGATTTCGTTTATAAAAATAAAGTTGGTTGGATTGTCAAGGAGCAAACACCCGATGCTTGGGCTAAAGCGGTTAAAATTGCAGTTAGCCAGGAGCGTACTAAATTTACAAAGTCTTTAATCAAGTCGATCTCTTGGGATGAAAAAGTTAAAATTTTAGAACGACTTTTATTGAAACTATAA
- a CDS encoding beta-propeller fold lactonase family protein, producing MCVKKLTIYLSLIQNYIKAILASHHLSLLLCRFVFISVLTYTVSAKTVENDATLNNFPQNYIELKPSETFVVKRETQPSQLFPTFLTSINNQILISNYQDIYVLDYEQATLSKLKNADQKNFKSWTPSGMHYNEKNKELFVSNELLNSIIVFSFSDKKQLTTKYVYSGFNEPKNIYCSKTDELVVANYSANKVSFYKRNLSKLTLLWEQELFGCHGVCILDNKVYACGVGTIACWDFEGKELYRCQSILGKDLLFPTSVMPLSDSKTLAVCDAKSGYCFLVTPQLKGIKYLGGNGIGLHKFNHPYSIYSHHDELVVTSVYQDRIAFINLKTNRVQSYCLHPNNWEWLKNETMDPNITINPTSNNLSQLNEIMLFENLWFPARDRLQYKEKFLFMPSYIVPKSLGIMAQPWYAISYAENENKLLLLANNSRIALLIDKKTNYMEFIDLHTIDCWGNGVDILTPQGKRHLDSYHFLRHTPEEFYQQLPFRTLQELAEFIGIKSEQLEIKSSAPPFIRLNQIIKERPLNESERADLSSEFFTYMTDTNNPLYANILEVFSFYALTKSKNYSLLHCFGDKAYRIFQKIPEEQKKEYIAYLKIILTAQPKLTKAQQEKLFDIMKDARYLTNILAYSIAFIKPKTSYKNRTVLLETMKKLNLENRTLLFKDLLYFSQGLSDKKLDLFIYSIIDKDKLIIDRKIPMILAKLVDQGFSSVIKKSLLVTFLSFLPSQHQEIFLNFILDISIILNKNINAI from the coding sequence ATGTGTGTGAAAAAATTAACGATTTATCTTTCTTTAATACAAAATTATATTAAAGCTATTTTAGCATCTCATCATTTGAGCCTATTGCTGTGTCGTTTCGTTTTTATAAGTGTTTTAACGTACACTGTCTCAGCAAAAACAGTAGAGAATGATGCTACTCTAAATAATTTCCCACAAAATTATATTGAGCTTAAACCTAGTGAGACTTTTGTTGTTAAAAGAGAAACCCAACCATCTCAACTTTTTCCTACTTTTTTAACAAGCATAAATAACCAAATTTTAATATCAAATTATCAAGACATTTATGTCCTTGATTATGAACAAGCAACTCTATCTAAGCTTAAAAATGCAGATCAAAAAAATTTTAAGTCTTGGACTCCTTCTGGAATGCATTACAATGAAAAAAACAAAGAATTATTTGTTTCAAATGAATTACTTAATAGCATTATTGTCTTTTCATTTTCTGACAAAAAGCAGTTAACTACAAAGTATGTTTATTCAGGATTTAATGAACCTAAAAATATTTACTGCTCAAAAACAGATGAATTAGTTGTGGCCAATTATAGCGCCAATAAAGTTTCTTTTTATAAAAGAAATTTATCAAAATTAACTTTATTATGGGAACAAGAATTGTTTGGATGTCACGGCGTTTGTATACTTGATAATAAAGTTTATGCGTGCGGTGTAGGAACAATTGCTTGTTGGGATTTTGAAGGAAAAGAACTTTATCGTTGCCAATCTATTTTGGGAAAAGATCTTCTATTTCCAACATCCGTCATGCCTCTATCTGATTCAAAAACTCTCGCTGTTTGTGATGCCAAAAGTGGCTACTGCTTCCTTGTAACACCTCAATTAAAAGGGATAAAATATCTCGGTGGAAATGGTATTGGGTTACACAAATTTAATCACCCTTACAGTATCTATTCTCATCATGATGAATTGGTTGTAACTTCAGTTTATCAAGATAGGATTGCTTTCATAAATCTAAAAACGAACAGGGTGCAATCTTACTGTCTTCACCCAAACAATTGGGAATGGCTCAAAAATGAAACTATGGATCCCAATATTACAATCAATCCAACTTCCAATAACCTATCTCAATTAAATGAAATCATGTTGTTTGAAAATCTTTGGTTTCCTGCACGTGACAGACTTCAATATAAAGAAAAGTTTTTATTTATGCCTTCGTATATCGTGCCAAAATCTCTGGGAATTATGGCTCAACCTTGGTATGCAATTTCTTATGCTGAAAACGAGAATAAATTACTCCTACTTGCAAATAACTCAAGAATTGCACTTCTGATCGATAAAAAAACAAATTATATGGAATTTATTGATCTGCACACAATAGATTGTTGGGGAAATGGAGTAGATATTTTAACCCCCCAAGGGAAACGCCATTTAGATAGTTACCATTTTCTAAGGCATACACCCGAAGAGTTTTACCAACAACTTCCTTTTCGAACTCTCCAAGAATTAGCTGAATTTATAGGAATTAAAAGTGAACAACTAGAAATAAAAAGCTCAGCTCCTCCGTTCATACGACTAAACCAGATTATCAAAGAACGCCCTCTCAACGAGAGTGAAAGAGCTGATTTATCCTCTGAGTTCTTTACTTATATGACTGATACTAATAATCCACTATATGCGAATATTTTAGAGGTATTTTCTTTCTACGCTTTAACAAAGTCCAAAAATTATTCTTTGTTGCATTGCTTTGGTGATAAAGCTTATAGAATTTTTCAAAAAATCCCGGAAGAACAGAAGAAAGAATATATTGCATATTTAAAAATTATCCTTACCGCCCAACCAAAATTAACTAAAGCACAACAAGAAAAACTGTTTGATATAATGAAAGATGCGCGATATTTAACAAATATTTTAGCGTATTCTATTGCCTTTATAAAACCAAAAACTTCTTATAAAAATCGTACTGTCTTATTAGAGACGATGAAAAAGTTAAATTTAGAAAATCGCACTCTTCTTTTTAAAGATCTTTTGTATTTTTCTCAGGGGTTGTCTGATAAAAAACTTGATCTATTCATTTACTCTATTATCGATAAAGATAAACTTATTATTGATAGAAAAATCCCGATGATACTTGCAAAACTAGTTGATCAAGGGTTCTCAAGTGTTATTAAAAAAAGTCTTCTAGTTACTTTTTTAAGTTTTTTACCATCGCAACATCAAGAAATTTTCTTAAATTTCATTTTAGATATATCTATAATATTGAATAAAAATATTAATGCAATTTAA
- the wecB gene encoding UDP-N-acetylglucosamine 2-epimerase (non-hydrolyzing), giving the protein MKKILTIIGARPQFIKATALSRAISKEHNLSEIVVHTGQHYDKNMSDIFFEDLEMSPPAYQLKLQGTQHGHMTAEMIIEIEKIILREKPDLMVIYGDTNSTLAGAIAASKLELPIAHIESGLRSFLKHQPEEINRRVSDHLSTYLFCPTQKAVDNLSNEGISKGVYHVGDVMYDVSLLAKEKSKINSTIINDLGLKFKEYQIATIHRAENTDSEEALLKVITYLKERAEDHPLIFPIHPRTQKAISRLSLDLGKIVVIPPLGYFDMAQLLSGATCAYTDSGGLQKEAYFLSVPCVTLREVTEWEETIDCGWNRLWHVEQYKERQTITDYGIGNAAEKIVSLFK; this is encoded by the coding sequence ATGAAAAAAATTCTAACAATAATTGGTGCACGTCCTCAATTTATCAAAGCAACAGCTCTTTCCCGAGCCATTTCTAAAGAACATAATTTATCGGAAATTGTCGTTCATACCGGTCAGCATTATGATAAAAATATGTCTGATATATTTTTTGAAGACTTAGAAATGTCTCCTCCAGCTTATCAACTAAAGCTTCAAGGGACGCAGCACGGCCATATGACCGCAGAAATGATTATTGAAATTGAAAAAATTATCCTTAGAGAAAAACCAGATTTGATGGTCATTTATGGCGATACAAACTCAACACTGGCAGGCGCAATTGCAGCTTCAAAACTAGAATTACCAATTGCTCATATAGAGTCTGGTTTACGTTCATTCCTCAAACATCAACCCGAAGAAATTAATCGACGTGTCAGCGACCATTTAAGTACTTACTTGTTCTGTCCTACGCAAAAGGCGGTTGATAATCTTTCCAATGAAGGAATCTCTAAGGGTGTCTATCATGTCGGGGATGTGATGTATGACGTTTCACTTTTAGCGAAAGAAAAATCTAAAATAAATTCAACAATCATCAATGACCTTGGTTTAAAATTCAAAGAATATCAAATCGCAACTATTCATCGCGCTGAAAATACAGACTCTGAAGAGGCTCTTTTAAAAGTTATCACGTATTTAAAAGAAAGAGCTGAAGACCACCCACTTATTTTTCCAATTCATCCTCGTACTCAAAAGGCTATCTCGAGATTGTCTCTAGATTTAGGTAAAATAGTAGTTATCCCTCCTCTCGGTTATTTTGATATGGCTCAATTATTATCAGGAGCCACTTGTGCTTACACTGATTCTGGAGGCCTTCAAAAAGAAGCTTATTTCCTCAGCGTACCGTGCGTAACTTTAAGAGAAGTTACTGAATGGGAAGAGACTATAGATTGTGGTTGGAACCGTTTATGGCATGTAGAACAATACAAAGAACGACAGACAATTACAGACTATGGAATAGGTAACGCTGCAGAGAAAATTGTTAGTCTTTTTAAATAA
- a CDS encoding glycosyltransferase, producing MIRKFIKYLLSFLAFVILGSASFLARWRKNPKKPALLWGTTPLKSILLCSEALKEEGYVSHTVIREIYPILDKKAFDFTLFSSKKNFLRSIINQVYPYYFFIISLFKYDIFHFFFDGGILANTPLVFLEFPLLKFAKKKLVLIPYGSDTFVFDKLQNPLWKHALLINHPHLSKKTKQIENAIHQGTKYADTIIGCLVHLACLPRWDILPLVPYPIDLNRLDPALPKTQGNICIAHAPNHRGAKGTEFIIKAIEQLKTEGYPIKFLLIENKTTKESLALIKQADIFIDQLIFGFALAALEALAYSKIVITGVDLKDSHYKLFSYYSYLNDCPIIPTSPEDIYEKLLNLIKERDQWTHYGQKSRQFVEKYHSYKIIAQMYKTIYQKVYHGNDSVDLINYFSPK from the coding sequence ATGATACGAAAATTCATTAAATATTTACTTAGCTTCCTTGCTTTTGTAATTTTAGGAAGCGCTAGTTTTTTAGCTCGTTGGCGAAAAAATCCCAAAAAACCAGCTCTTTTATGGGGAACAACACCGCTTAAAAGTATTCTTTTGTGCTCAGAAGCTCTTAAAGAAGAAGGTTATGTAAGTCATACTGTTATTCGGGAAATTTATCCGATTTTGGATAAAAAAGCTTTTGATTTTACTTTATTTTCTTCTAAGAAAAATTTTTTAAGGTCAATTATTAACCAAGTATATCCGTATTATTTCTTTATAATCAGTCTATTTAAATACGATATTTTTCACTTTTTTTTTGATGGAGGAATTCTTGCAAATACACCATTGGTATTTTTAGAATTCCCTTTACTAAAATTTGCAAAGAAAAAACTTGTTCTAATACCTTATGGAAGTGACACTTTTGTTTTTGATAAATTACAAAATCCACTTTGGAAACATGCGCTCCTTATTAATCATCCTCACCTTTCAAAAAAAACAAAACAAATTGAAAATGCAATACACCAAGGTACAAAGTATGCTGATACAATTATAGGATGCCTTGTGCATCTTGCTTGTCTACCTCGTTGGGATATTTTACCTTTAGTTCCCTATCCGATTGATTTGAATCGCTTAGATCCTGCTTTACCAAAAACACAAGGTAACATTTGTATAGCTCATGCACCAAATCATCGAGGCGCTAAAGGTACTGAATTTATTATCAAAGCCATAGAACAACTTAAAACCGAAGGCTATCCCATAAAATTTCTATTAATTGAAAATAAAACAACTAAAGAAAGTTTAGCTCTTATCAAACAAGCCGATATTTTTATAGATCAACTCATCTTTGGTTTTGCACTCGCTGCATTAGAAGCACTTGCTTACTCTAAAATCGTTATCACAGGGGTTGATTTAAAAGATTCTCATTATAAGTTATTCTCTTATTATTCTTATCTGAATGATTGCCCTATCATTCCAACTTCTCCAGAAGATATTTATGAAAAATTACTTAATTTGATTAAAGAAAGAGATCAATGGACCCATTATGGTCAAAAATCCCGCCAGTTTGTTGAGAAATATCATTCATATAAAATCATTGCACAAATGTATAAAACTATTTATCAAAAGGTCTATCATGGAAATGATTCCGTAGACCTTATTAATTATTTTTCTCCAAAGTAA
- a CDS encoding NAD(P)-dependent oxidoreductase, whose translation MKKILLTGANGFIGQAFFHSLKQKYEIFSVVRHKRQEDEQNSHIIECDFTSPIFDHFPSDIDAIVHLAQSNEYRNFPEKAHDIFAVNVASTAALLEWATKEKVKNFILASTGSVYEPYTESLIESISSVPESYYSITKRSAELLCKPYEKFLSICIFRLFFPYGEGQKDKLIPNLIESIQTGKEITLHGTEGMLLCPTYIKDLIDIFDEALMKNWNGIYNLANAELISLKTLCEKIGKILGKQPKFLRGSGTSLKIQPSLKKLENVFDLSNFHSVDNGLKKMLKNDTKIH comes from the coding sequence ATGAAGAAGATATTACTCACAGGCGCAAACGGGTTTATTGGCCAGGCATTTTTTCATAGCCTTAAACAAAAATATGAAATATTTTCTGTTGTACGTCATAAGCGTCAAGAAGATGAGCAAAACTCACATATTATTGAGTGTGACTTTACATCACCTATTTTTGATCATTTTCCCTCTGACATAGATGCTATAGTTCATCTAGCTCAATCTAATGAATATAGAAATTTTCCAGAAAAAGCCCATGACATTTTTGCAGTAAACGTCGCAAGTACAGCAGCCTTATTGGAATGGGCTACAAAAGAAAAAGTTAAAAATTTTATTCTCGCTTCAACGGGAAGTGTTTATGAACCGTATACAGAATCACTTATCGAGAGCATCTCTTCTGTCCCAGAGAGTTACTATAGTATCACGAAACGATCTGCTGAACTTTTATGCAAACCTTACGAAAAATTTCTCTCTATATGTATCTTCCGCCTATTCTTTCCATACGGTGAAGGACAAAAAGATAAACTCATACCAAATCTAATTGAAAGTATTCAAACTGGTAAAGAAATTACTCTACATGGCACAGAAGGTATGCTACTTTGCCCCACTTATATAAAAGATCTTATCGATATTTTTGACGAAGCATTAATGAAAAATTGGAATGGGATTTACAACCTAGCAAATGCTGAATTAATCTCATTAAAAACTTTATGTGAAAAAATAGGAAAGATTTTAGGGAAACAACCTAAGTTTTTAAGGGGATCAGGCACATCCCTTAAGATACAACCTTCATTAAAAAAGCTAGAAAATGTTTTTGATTTATCAAACTTTCATTCAGTAGATAATGGGCTGAAAAAAATGCTTAAAAATGATACGAAAATTCATTAA
- a CDS encoding methyltransferase domain-containing protein, translating into MRLSSVSSLVNIQNNNEKLDIKVFLQHQDHIIDGLLLTEDRNTWYPIIDGVPCFLEDKSTPRIHSFAKKYSLDFSIDQEIIKTGQEITNETFSSKWTKFKNYGFDEKHQDFLFDWYQKKLGVENRTELKNFYKNFSKILEVGPGSGFNTNFMANATEGHVYALDISEAAYTTYENTKNLENCSVVQADLMKAPFQDAYFDFIIADGVLHHTPCTKSAVFSLFKKLKPGGKFFFYIYKKMGAARYFCDQFIRDSFSKLTTEECYQQCEAITEFGRALSHLEAKITLEKPIPILGIPAGEHDVQRLIYYNFVKCFWNDNFDYETNNMVNFDWYHPHHAWQHTEDEVKIWLDELDCEKYQFNNANPNGISVLLTKSE; encoded by the coding sequence ATGAGATTATCGTCAGTATCTTCGCTTGTTAATATACAAAATAATAATGAAAAACTTGATATAAAAGTTTTTTTACAGCATCAAGATCATATCATTGATGGTCTTCTTTTGACAGAAGATCGAAATACTTGGTATCCAATCATTGATGGTGTTCCTTGTTTTCTTGAAGATAAATCCACGCCGAGAATCCATTCTTTTGCGAAAAAATATTCTCTCGATTTCTCTATCGATCAAGAAATTATTAAAACTGGGCAAGAAATTACGAATGAAACATTCTCAAGTAAATGGACTAAATTTAAAAATTATGGTTTTGATGAAAAACATCAAGATTTTCTTTTTGACTGGTATCAAAAGAAACTAGGTGTGGAAAATCGCACTGAATTGAAAAATTTTTATAAAAATTTTTCAAAAATCCTCGAAGTTGGTCCAGGGTCAGGCTTTAATACGAATTTTATGGCAAATGCCACTGAAGGACATGTGTATGCTTTAGATATTTCAGAGGCTGCTTATACTACCTACGAAAACACGAAGAATCTTGAAAATTGCTCTGTTGTTCAGGCTGATTTAATGAAAGCACCATTTCAAGATGCTTATTTTGATTTTATTATTGCTGATGGAGTTTTACACCACACTCCTTGCACAAAATCTGCGGTATTTTCATTATTTAAAAAACTAAAACCAGGTGGTAAATTCTTTTTTTACATTTATAAGAAAATGGGAGCTGCACGATATTTCTGTGATCAATTTATTCGTGATTCTTTTAGTAAACTCACCACCGAAGAATGCTACCAACAATGTGAAGCTATTACGGAATTTGGACGTGCATTAAGTCATTTAGAAGCCAAAATTACACTTGAAAAACCTATTCCTATTCTTGGTATTCCAGCCGGAGAACATGATGTACAACGTTTAATATATTATAATTTTGTAAAATGCTTCTGGAATGATAATTTTGACTATGAAACCAATAACATGGTTAATTTTGACTGGTATCATCCCCATCATGCATGGCAGCATACTGAAGATGAAGTTAAAATTTGGTTAGATGAGCTTGATTGCGAGAAGTATCAATTTAATAATGCGAATCCAAACGGAATTTCAGTTCTTCTTACAAAGTCAGAATAA
- the asnB gene encoding asparagine synthase (glutamine-hydrolyzing), which produces MCGISGIIHFGRIHDAPERIRSSINHISHRGPDGTGFWHNQDVSFGFTRLSIVDLEHGTQPMSNEDGQVMVVFNGEIYNHRELRRELEKKGHFFKTDHSDTEVIVHGYEEWGDELPSKLNGMFAFAVWDNHRKRVFLARDRYGIKPLYITEIQKNTWIFSSEVRGIFGSNLVEKEATSDGVLEYFSLQNFWDGRTPFKGIRLFQPASYEIITATSVTQKTYWDYNFSRKSTLTIEESSQRHLEILSQAIHRQSDTDVLLSSYLSGGIDSTAITAIAKNIKNFQRSYSCIFNLNEVGDDIIVDEREYSRTAAEHFNIERIEHELPQDVLINSLDKTINALEYPRMGMAYVNYLISERVAQDNKVVLSGMGGDELHGGYLGRYQVIRQLLLNNNISFIDKIFKRKKRQMHEALVPYYNMLNFPIPEKEYPLAFTPEFLRSTNSFSANQVITDKIMTAPYEDTWDILMYVDAKTYMHGLLVLEDKLSMIHSLETRVPLLDNELVDFVSELPWNHLCDGKTGKIVFRESVKSIVPPSIYNKPKMGFGPPDASWYRGTLKEWISTELSKERIAKRGIFRPEYVLRKLEEHYTGQYNHVALIWSFLSFESWCRVQNVFGGDLSKPII; this is translated from the coding sequence ATGTGTGGGATCAGTGGTATTATTCATTTTGGACGCATACATGACGCTCCTGAGCGCATAAGATCAAGCATTAATCACATATCTCATAGAGGCCCTGATGGGACGGGTTTTTGGCATAATCAAGATGTAAGCTTCGGGTTTACAAGATTATCTATCGTTGATCTGGAACATGGCACTCAACCAATGAGTAACGAAGATGGTCAAGTAATGGTGGTTTTTAATGGAGAAATTTATAATCACCGCGAATTAAGAAGAGAGCTTGAGAAAAAAGGGCATTTTTTTAAAACAGATCATTCTGATACTGAAGTCATTGTCCATGGGTATGAAGAATGGGGCGATGAGCTTCCCTCTAAATTAAATGGGATGTTTGCTTTTGCGGTATGGGATAATCATAGAAAGCGTGTTTTTTTAGCGCGCGATCGGTATGGCATCAAGCCACTTTATATCACTGAAATACAAAAGAACACATGGATTTTTTCTTCTGAAGTTCGAGGGATTTTCGGAAGTAATCTAGTTGAAAAAGAGGCTACCTCTGATGGTGTCTTAGAATATTTTTCTCTCCAAAATTTTTGGGATGGCCGCACTCCATTTAAAGGTATTCGTTTATTCCAACCCGCAAGTTATGAAATTATTACAGCAACTTCGGTAACGCAAAAAACATATTGGGACTATAATTTTTCAAGAAAAAGCACGTTAACAATTGAAGAATCATCTCAAAGACACTTAGAAATTTTATCTCAAGCTATTCATCGTCAATCAGATACTGACGTTCTTCTTAGCAGTTATTTATCAGGCGGCATTGATAGTACTGCAATCACGGCAATTGCAAAAAACATTAAGAATTTCCAAAGATCATATTCTTGTATCTTCAATCTTAATGAGGTTGGAGATGATATTATTGTTGATGAGCGAGAATATTCTAGAACTGCTGCTGAACATTTTAATATTGAAAGAATCGAGCATGAACTTCCACAAGATGTGCTCATTAATTCTCTTGATAAAACAATTAATGCCTTAGAATACCCACGCATGGGTATGGCCTATGTAAATTATTTAATTTCAGAACGTGTTGCTCAAGACAATAAAGTTGTTTTATCCGGGATGGGGGGAGATGAGCTTCATGGTGGATATCTAGGAAGATATCAAGTAATTCGTCAACTCCTTCTAAACAATAATATCTCCTTCATAGACAAAATTTTCAAGCGCAAGAAGAGACAAATGCATGAAGCTCTTGTGCCATATTATAACATGCTCAACTTTCCTATTCCTGAGAAAGAATACCCTTTAGCCTTTACGCCAGAATTCTTAAGATCGACAAATTCTTTTTCAGCCAATCAAGTTATAACAGATAAAATTATGACTGCACCATATGAAGATACTTGGGATATTTTAATGTATGTGGATGCCAAGACATATATGCATGGCCTTCTTGTTCTTGAAGATAAACTTTCTATGATTCATTCTTTAGAAACGAGGGTACCTCTTTTAGATAATGAATTAGTTGACTTCGTTTCTGAACTGCCTTGGAATCATTTATGTGATGGTAAAACAGGAAAGATAGTTTTTAGAGAATCAGTGAAATCGATTGTCCCTCCTTCAATTTATAATAAACCAAAAATGGGTTTTGGCCCTCCAGATGCTTCATGGTATAGAGGAACTTTAAAAGAATGGATCTCTACAGAACTTTCAAAAGAGAGAATTGCAAAACGGGGCATCTTTAGGCCCGAATATGTTTTAAGAAAATTAGAAGAACATTATACAGGTCAGTATAATCATGTGGCTCTTATTTGGTCATTTTTGAGTTTTGAAAGCTGGTGTCGTGTTCAAAATGTATTTGGAGGAGATCTCTCCAAGCCTATAATTTAA